In one Moritella sp. 5 genomic region, the following are encoded:
- the galE gene encoding UDP-glucose 4-epimerase GalE produces the protein MKVLVTGGMGYIGSHTCVQMIEAGIEPIIIDNLDNSKLAVLDRIEALTQVRPIFYQGDVRDETFLDQIFTEHTIASVIHFAGLKAVGESVKKPLEYYDNNVNGSLVLARSMRNANVKSIVFSSSATVYGDPEVVPITEDSPTGATTNPYGRSKFMVEECFSDLFDAENDWSITLLRYFNPVGAHPSGTMGEDPQGIPNNLMPFIAQVAVGRRESLSVFGDDYSTPDGTGVRDYIHVMDLADGHIAALTAVGQKSGLHIYNLGTGKGSSVLEMVNAFAQVSGQPIPYQLCPRRAGDIAECWANTVKAEQDLGWKATRTVMEMSADTWRWQSTNQQGY, from the coding sequence GTGAAAGTATTGGTAACTGGTGGCATGGGTTATATTGGAAGCCATACATGTGTGCAGATGATTGAAGCAGGCATTGAGCCTATTATTATCGATAATTTAGATAACAGTAAATTGGCGGTACTCGATCGTATTGAAGCATTAACGCAGGTACGCCCTATTTTCTATCAAGGTGACGTGCGTGACGAAACCTTTCTGGACCAAATTTTCACTGAACATACGATCGCATCGGTTATTCACTTCGCAGGGTTAAAAGCGGTTGGCGAATCAGTGAAAAAACCATTGGAATACTACGATAACAATGTAAATGGTTCACTCGTGTTGGCACGATCAATGCGTAACGCCAATGTGAAAAGCATCGTATTTAGTTCTTCGGCGACCGTTTATGGTGATCCTGAGGTTGTACCAATTACCGAAGATTCCCCGACAGGTGCGACGACCAACCCTTATGGTCGCAGTAAATTTATGGTCGAGGAATGTTTTTCTGACCTTTTTGATGCTGAAAATGATTGGAGCATTACCTTACTGCGCTACTTCAACCCGGTTGGCGCTCATCCGTCTGGCACTATGGGTGAAGATCCGCAAGGGATCCCAAATAACTTAATGCCGTTTATTGCGCAGGTTGCAGTTGGTCGTCGAGAATCATTGTCAGTGTTCGGTGACGATTATTCAACACCGGATGGTACGGGGGTTCGAGATTATATCCACGTTATGGATTTAGCCGATGGTCATATTGCCGCATTAACCGCGGTAGGCCAAAAATCGGGATTACATATTTATAACCTCGGCACTGGTAAAGGTTCAAGTGTATTAGAAATGGTGAATGCGTTTGCACAGGTATCAGGCCAACCTATCCCTTACCAATTATGTCCACGCCGCGCTGGTGACATTGCAGAGTGCTGGGCCAATACAGTAAAAGCCGAACAAGATCTCGGTTGGAAAGCCACGCGCACTGTGATGGAAATGAGTGCTGATACATGGCGCTGGCAGTCAACGAATCAACAAGGATATTAA
- the ebgR gene encoding transcriptional regulator EbgR — translation MATLKEIANEAKVSLATVSRVLNEDPTLSVKEETKRRIFEIAENLEYKTSTTRKLASALPAKVKENLHFLALYNYKQDTEINDPYYLAIRHGIETQCDKFDIALTNSYESNLNIKNSQVDGILLIGRQSKEQLTAIKKLTKNIVYIDYTDHEEAFDSVDIDLARISKQVINHFINQGYSRIGFIGGQDDIDTPDIREQAFSEYGQLKGVVLESDLYRGDFSSSSGYKLAKKMLETDYPNAFFIASDSIAIGVLRAIHEQGLSIPNDIALISVNDIPTAKFTFPSLSTVRIHSELMGSQGVNLLIERRRDERVIPINAYIPSNLRLRDTTKK, via the coding sequence ATGGCAACATTAAAGGAAATAGCCAACGAAGCTAAGGTTTCATTAGCGACGGTATCTCGTGTATTAAATGAAGATCCGACATTAAGTGTAAAAGAAGAAACCAAACGACGTATCTTTGAAATAGCAGAAAATCTGGAATACAAAACCAGTACAACGCGAAAACTAGCAAGCGCATTACCTGCGAAAGTAAAAGAGAATCTGCACTTTCTTGCCCTGTATAATTACAAGCAAGATACTGAAATAAATGACCCTTATTACCTAGCTATTCGTCACGGCATAGAAACCCAATGTGATAAGTTTGATATTGCCCTGACCAACAGTTACGAGAGCAACCTCAATATTAAGAACTCGCAAGTAGACGGGATCTTATTAATTGGTCGTCAAAGTAAAGAACAACTAACGGCGATAAAAAAACTCACTAAAAACATTGTTTATATTGATTACACAGATCATGAAGAAGCCTTTGACTCTGTCGATATCGACCTAGCTAGAATCAGTAAGCAAGTTATCAATCACTTTATTAATCAAGGATATAGCCGAATTGGCTTTATCGGTGGTCAGGATGATATTGATACACCGGATATCCGTGAACAAGCCTTTAGCGAATATGGTCAGCTAAAAGGCGTCGTATTGGAATCAGATTTATACCGCGGTGACTTCTCAAGTTCATCAGGTTATAAACTCGCGAAAAAGATGCTTGAAACTGATTATCCGAATGCTTTTTTTATCGCGTCAGATTCAATCGCCATCGGTGTATTACGCGCTATTCATGAGCAAGGTCTATCCATACCTAACGACATAGCCTTGATCAGTGTTAACGATATTCCGACCGCTAAATTTACTTTCCCATCGTTATCAACGGTACGTATTCATTCAGAATTAATGGGGAGCCAAGGGGTTAATTTATTGATTGAGCGCCGCCGAGATGAACGTGTGATCCCGATTAATGCGTATATTCCAAGTAACTTACGTTTACGCGATACCACCAAGAAATAG
- the ebgA gene encoding beta-galactosidase subunit alpha, whose translation MNNWENFFRLNENRMAPRAYFFSYDSVQTARTFQRELSSHYQLLSGQWNFNFFTNPLLVPDEFYSQYMINWDKITVPNMWQMEGHGDLQYTDEGFPFPIDVPFVPSDNPTGAYQRTFTLGDTWSNKQTIIKFDGVETYFEVYVNGHYVGFSKGSRLTAEFDISEFSQQGENLLAVRVMQWADSTYIEDQDMWWTGGIFRDVYLVGKEQVHVQDLTVCTDFDDTYQNATLSCKAVLENLTPNPVANYSLEYTLFDGATALAEGHIKSLNFASTQDVNVTIDLVNPIHWTAENPHLYQLVLTLRDEQGEILEIIPQRVGFRDIKVHDGLFYINNKYVMLHGVNRHDNDHLKGRAVGMDRVEKDIILMKQHNINSVRTAHYPNDPRFYELCDLYGLFVMAETDVETHGFANVDDLSRITNDPAWELVFVERIERHIHAQKNHASIIMWSLGNESGYGCNIKAMYAAAKAIDDTRLIHYEEDRDAEVVDIISTMYSRAQLMNAFGEHPHNKPRIICEYAHAMGNGPGGLTEYQNVFYKHDSIQGHFVWEWCDHGILAKDENGTEFLKYGGDYGDYPNNYNFCMDGLVYSDQTPGPGLKEYKQVIAPVKIRAKDARNGIFTVDNKLWFSNLDDYTITAEIRAEGETLQSTTFKVIELAENSSRDIEITLPELDGREVFINFTVRKDSRTRYSEANHDIAVYQVQLKESTQQLPVFANSNAIALDIVESRLDYVVKGLNFALNFSKVNGKLTSWLVNGEELIASSPKLNFFKPMVDNHKQEHDGLWEPAHLHIMQEHFRSIALEEIDGKAIFTVTSIIAPPVFDFGMRCTYVYEVNKEGQVNIQLAGERYGKYPHVIPVLGLDLGINNDFDQVQYYGRGPEENYQDSQQANMIDVYKTTVADMFENYPFPQNNGNRQHVRWASLANRQGTGLFVKPEQEINFSAWFYTNQNIHEAQHTIELEKSGYITVNLDHKLMGLGSNSWGSEVLDSYRVYMDKFNYALTLVPFHQGGCKSSALANHTFTTTDDAVQAHTLIGGDK comes from the coding sequence GTGAACAATTGGGAAAACTTCTTCCGCCTGAATGAAAATAGAATGGCACCGCGTGCTTACTTTTTCTCATACGACTCAGTACAAACAGCAAGAACATTCCAACGTGAATTAAGCAGCCACTATCAACTTCTAAGTGGCCAATGGAACTTTAACTTTTTCACTAATCCGCTGCTTGTACCTGACGAATTTTATTCTCAGTACATGATCAACTGGGACAAGATCACCGTTCCAAATATGTGGCAAATGGAAGGCCATGGCGATCTTCAATATACCGATGAAGGTTTCCCATTCCCGATTGATGTACCTTTCGTACCAAGTGATAACCCAACTGGTGCTTACCAACGTACATTCACGTTGGGCGATACATGGAGCAATAAGCAAACCATCATCAAGTTCGATGGCGTTGAAACTTACTTTGAAGTTTACGTTAACGGTCACTATGTTGGTTTTAGTAAAGGCAGTCGCTTAACGGCTGAATTTGATATCTCAGAATTTTCCCAACAAGGTGAAAACTTACTGGCCGTGCGTGTAATGCAATGGGCTGATTCAACTTACATTGAAGATCAAGATATGTGGTGGACAGGCGGTATCTTCCGTGATGTTTACTTAGTGGGTAAAGAACAAGTACACGTGCAAGATCTTACCGTCTGTACAGACTTTGATGATACTTACCAAAATGCGACCCTGTCTTGTAAAGCGGTGCTAGAAAACTTAACACCGAATCCAGTGGCTAATTATTCACTCGAATATACCTTATTTGATGGTGCAACAGCGCTGGCAGAAGGTCATATCAAGTCATTGAATTTTGCTTCGACTCAAGATGTAAACGTTACCATTGATCTGGTTAACCCTATTCACTGGACTGCTGAAAATCCTCACTTGTATCAATTAGTACTGACACTAAGAGACGAACAAGGCGAGATACTGGAGATCATCCCGCAGCGTGTTGGTTTCCGTGATATTAAAGTGCACGATGGTTTGTTCTACATCAATAACAAATACGTCATGTTACACGGCGTTAACCGCCACGATAACGATCACCTAAAAGGGCGTGCTGTCGGAATGGATCGTGTTGAGAAAGACATCATCTTGATGAAGCAACACAACATCAACTCAGTACGTACCGCACATTATCCAAATGATCCCCGTTTTTACGAACTGTGTGATCTATATGGTTTATTCGTGATGGCCGAAACCGATGTGGAAACCCACGGTTTTGCTAACGTGGATGACTTGAGCCGTATCACTAATGATCCAGCTTGGGAACTGGTATTCGTTGAACGTATCGAACGCCACATCCATGCTCAAAAAAACCATGCTTCTATCATCATGTGGTCGCTGGGTAACGAATCTGGTTATGGCTGTAACATCAAAGCTATGTATGCCGCTGCAAAAGCAATTGATGATACGCGTCTCATACATTATGAAGAAGACCGTGACGCTGAAGTCGTTGATATTATCAGTACCATGTACTCTCGCGCGCAATTAATGAATGCCTTTGGTGAACACCCACATAACAAACCACGCATCATTTGTGAATATGCGCATGCTATGGGTAATGGTCCAGGCGGATTGACGGAATACCAAAACGTGTTCTACAAGCATGACTCTATTCAAGGTCATTTTGTTTGGGAATGGTGTGACCACGGAATTCTTGCTAAAGATGAAAACGGCACTGAATTTTTGAAATACGGTGGCGATTACGGTGATTACCCAAATAACTATAACTTCTGTATGGATGGTTTGGTTTATTCAGATCAAACACCGGGTCCGGGGTTAAAAGAATACAAGCAAGTCATTGCACCTGTGAAGATCCGCGCGAAAGATGCGAGAAACGGTATTTTCACTGTAGATAACAAGCTGTGGTTCTCAAACCTTGATGATTACACCATTACCGCTGAAATACGCGCCGAAGGTGAAACACTACAAAGCACTACATTTAAAGTAATCGAACTAGCAGAAAATAGCAGCCGTGATATTGAAATTACCCTGCCAGAGTTAGATGGTCGTGAAGTATTCATTAACTTCACCGTACGCAAAGACTCTCGCACCCGTTACAGCGAAGCAAACCACGACATCGCAGTTTATCAAGTACAACTAAAAGAAAGTACCCAGCAACTACCAGTATTTGCTAACAGCAACGCGATTGCCTTAGACATTGTTGAATCTCGCTTAGACTATGTTGTAAAAGGGCTAAACTTTGCACTTAACTTCTCGAAAGTGAACGGTAAATTAACATCATGGTTGGTTAACGGCGAAGAGCTGATTGCCAGTTCACCAAAACTGAACTTCTTCAAACCTATGGTTGATAACCACAAGCAAGAACACGATGGTTTGTGGGAACCTGCTCACTTGCACATAATGCAAGAGCACTTCCGTTCAATTGCGCTTGAAGAAATAGACGGTAAAGCGATCTTCACCGTGACCAGCATTATTGCACCACCGGTATTTGATTTTGGTATGCGTTGTACTTACGTGTACGAAGTGAATAAAGAAGGCCAAGTCAACATTCAACTTGCTGGCGAACGCTACGGTAAATACCCACATGTTATCCCAGTACTTGGCTTAGATTTAGGCATCAATAATGACTTCGACCAAGTGCAATACTACGGTCGCGGTCCTGAAGAAAACTACCAAGACAGCCAACAAGCTAACATGATTGATGTGTACAAAACGACAGTTGCAGATATGTTTGAGAACTACCCGTTTCCACAAAACAACGGCAACCGCCAACATGTGCGCTGGGCATCATTAGCAAACCGCCAAGGTACTGGCTTGTTTGTGAAACCAGAGCAAGAAATTAACTTCAGTGCTTGGTTCTACACCAACCAAAACATCCATGAAGCACAACACACGATTGAACTTGAGAAGAGCGGTTACATTACCGTGAACCTTGACCACAAATTGATGGGCTTAGGGTCAAACTCTTGGGGTTCGGAAGTATTAGATTCATACCGTGTGTACATGGATAAGTTTAACTACGCATTAACGCTAGTCCCTTTTCACCAGGGTGGTTGCAAGTCAAGCGCACTCGCAAATCATACGTTCACAACGACGGACGACGCGGTTCAAGCACACACTCTTATTGGCGGAGATAAGTAA
- a CDS encoding beta-galactosidase subunit beta, whose translation MIILDNLDQFKVVYRDGRKWHRCIEAIENIGNLRDGVMYSIGDSLVYMIEDGIARNTETFEGNRRYFDVHYYLAGHETVEIADKSDLELVQAYSDETDREYLTGHGEIKQLCEGQVAVFDNSKAYRFHGDNTVRKVVLKVTIEDGYFLNK comes from the coding sequence ATGATCATTTTAGATAATTTAGACCAATTCAAAGTGGTATATCGCGATGGCCGTAAATGGCATCGCTGCATTGAAGCAATTGAGAACATCGGCAATCTAAGAGATGGCGTGATGTACTCTATCGGCGATTCGTTGGTGTACATGATTGAAGATGGCATCGCACGTAATACTGAAACCTTTGAAGGCAATCGTCGTTACTTTGATGTGCATTATTACTTAGCAGGCCATGAAACGGTAGAAATAGCAGACAAGTCTGATCTTGAGTTAGTGCAAGCTTACTCCGATGAAACTGACCGTGAATACCTGACAGGTCACGGTGAAATAAAGCAACTTTGTGAAGGCCAAGTCGCTGTATTTGATAACTCAAAAGCGTACCGATTCCACGGTGATAATACGGTGCGAAAAGTGGTACTGAAAGTCACAATCGAAGACGGCTACTTTTTGAATAAATAA
- a CDS encoding amino acid permease produces the protein MSTSRRGTIGKFALLSMTFAAVFSFNNIINNNIEIGLSSAPMFFLATIFYFIPFCLIVAEFVSLNKNSEAGVYSWVKSSLGGRWAFISAYTYWFVNLFFFTSLLPRIIAYASYAFLGFEYIFTPMTTAVLSTLLFAVATHVSNNGAKLLGPITTVTSSLMLLLTLSYIILSAGALMGGIVPADPISIEAMTPSFNWAFLGVITWIFMAAGGAESVAVYVNDIKGGHKSFVKVIILAGIFIGALYSVGSILANVFVTREALKFTGGSVQVFEGLARHFGLPEIMMNRFVGIISFTAMLGSLLMWTATPVKIFFSEIPKGIFGEKTVALNKQGVPVRAAWIQFLIVIPLMFIPTLASDTVQDLMSTIINMTAAASMLPPLFIMIAYLNLRLKLDHLERDFRMGSRFTGIAIVSVLIAIFTVGFFASTFPTGADIMTIIFYNVGGIVIFLGYAWWKYNKYEQSLTHEELAEEAKPAVQL, from the coding sequence ATGTCAACATCTAGACGAGGCACGATAGGCAAATTTGCCCTACTGTCCATGACCTTTGCAGCGGTTTTTAGCTTCAATAATATTATTAATAATAATATTGAAATCGGCTTATCGTCTGCCCCTATGTTCTTTCTCGCAACCATCTTTTATTTTATCCCGTTCTGCTTAATTGTGGCTGAATTTGTGTCACTCAACAAAAATTCTGAAGCGGGTGTTTACTCTTGGGTAAAAAGTTCGCTAGGTGGTCGCTGGGCGTTCATCTCAGCTTATACTTATTGGTTCGTTAACCTCTTCTTTTTCACGTCACTGTTACCAAGAATAATTGCTTACGCGTCGTATGCCTTCTTAGGGTTTGAGTATATATTCACCCCAATGACAACGGCGGTTTTAAGTACCTTACTTTTCGCGGTTGCAACACACGTATCAAATAACGGAGCCAAATTACTGGGTCCAATTACGACCGTTACATCGTCACTAATGCTGTTACTCACACTGTCTTACATCATCCTGTCAGCTGGCGCTTTAATGGGCGGTATTGTACCTGCGGACCCAATTTCAATTGAAGCGATGACACCATCGTTTAACTGGGCATTCCTCGGTGTGATCACCTGGATTTTTATGGCTGCAGGTGGCGCAGAATCTGTTGCTGTTTATGTGAATGATATTAAAGGCGGCCACAAGTCATTCGTTAAAGTCATCATCCTTGCAGGTATCTTTATTGGTGCACTTTACTCTGTGGGTTCTATCTTAGCGAACGTCTTTGTGACACGTGAAGCATTGAAATTTACCGGCGGCTCTGTGCAAGTATTTGAAGGCCTTGCAAGACACTTCGGTTTACCAGAAATAATGATGAACCGTTTTGTTGGTATCATCTCGTTTACTGCCATGTTGGGTTCATTATTAATGTGGACGGCAACACCAGTGAAAATCTTCTTCTCTGAAATTCCAAAAGGTATTTTTGGTGAAAAGACGGTGGCACTCAACAAACAAGGTGTACCGGTACGCGCAGCATGGATTCAATTCTTAATTGTTATCCCACTGATGTTTATCCCAACATTGGCGTCTGACACGGTGCAAGACTTAATGAGCACTATCATCAACATGACAGCGGCAGCGTCTATGCTACCACCTCTGTTCATCATGATTGCTTACCTCAACCTACGCTTAAAATTAGATCACCTCGAGCGTGACTTCCGCATGGGTTCTCGCTTTACCGGTATCGCTATTGTGTCTGTACTTATCGCTATCTTTACTGTTGGGTTCTTTGCTTCAACCTTCCCAACTGGCGCAGACATCATGACTATTATTTTCTACAACGTTGGCGGGATTGTTATTTTCCTTGGCTACGCGTGGTGGAAATACAACAAGTATGAACAATCACTGACACACGAAGAACTTGCTGAAGAAGCAAAACCGGCAGTTCAATTATAG
- a CDS encoding amino acid permease, translated as MSQSVRGTIGKFALLSMTLAAVFNVRNIVNNNIELGLSSAPIFLLATLVYFIPFVFIISEFVSANKDSESGMYDWLKKPLGTKNAYLGSFLYWFVNLFWFVSLLPNVIAYASYAMLGYEYNFSPVVTSIISIVLFAAATHISTKGASWLGRISELVAYGVFALFGIYVVGAVMALGSDHVPAQPITMEAMTPTINWATIGIMCWIFQAAGGAETAAAYLKDVKGGQKTFIRVIISAGILIGAMYAIGSLLVNVFVPRESLTYAGGMVEIFTGMAQYFNINENVVGRLVGIILFIAMFGSMMMWTAAPVKIHFSEIPKGVYGEKTTELNEHGVPVRAAWWQFAFVVIMLVVNGFGSESVQEMMSTAINLTAGTAMLPPIFIMVAYFIFRLKYDDTPRDFRMGSRKVGMTIVSILIAIFVVSMTASAFPTGVDLVNAFFINVFMTMVFSALAWWWISRFEKKQAQGETTAKQTLASATK; from the coding sequence ATGTCTCAATCTGTACGTGGCACGATAGGAAAGTTCGCTTTGCTATCTATGACTCTCGCGGCGGTATTTAATGTCCGCAACATTGTTAATAATAATATCGAATTAGGCTTAAGTTCAGCGCCTATATTTTTACTGGCTACCTTGGTTTACTTTATCCCATTCGTGTTTATTATTTCTGAATTTGTATCTGCCAATAAAGATTCAGAATCAGGCATGTATGACTGGTTGAAAAAACCACTAGGCACAAAGAATGCCTACCTTGGTTCGTTCCTGTATTGGTTTGTTAACCTATTTTGGTTTGTATCACTACTACCAAACGTAATTGCTTATGCGTCTTATGCAATGCTTGGATATGAGTACAATTTCTCTCCAGTGGTCACTTCTATTATCTCGATTGTTTTGTTTGCTGCGGCAACGCACATTTCGACAAAGGGTGCATCTTGGTTAGGTAGAATTTCTGAACTTGTGGCTTACGGTGTATTCGCGCTGTTTGGTATCTATGTTGTTGGTGCGGTAATGGCACTCGGTAGTGACCATGTTCCGGCTCAACCAATTACGATGGAAGCAATGACGCCGACGATCAACTGGGCAACGATTGGTATTATGTGCTGGATCTTCCAAGCTGCAGGTGGTGCTGAAACAGCGGCTGCATACTTGAAAGATGTGAAAGGCGGTCAGAAAACGTTTATCCGCGTGATCATCTCAGCAGGTATCCTTATCGGTGCTATGTATGCGATTGGCTCTCTATTAGTAAACGTATTCGTTCCACGTGAGTCACTGACTTATGCTGGCGGTATGGTTGAAATCTTTACCGGTATGGCGCAATACTTCAATATTAATGAAAACGTAGTGGGTCGCTTGGTTGGTATCATTCTGTTCATTGCGATGTTTGGCTCGATGATGATGTGGACAGCTGCACCAGTTAAAATTCACTTTTCTGAAATTCCAAAAGGCGTATACGGCGAGAAAACAACTGAACTTAACGAGCACGGTGTACCAGTACGTGCCGCTTGGTGGCAGTTCGCATTCGTGGTAATCATGTTAGTGGTTAACGGCTTCGGTTCTGAATCGGTACAAGAGATGATGAGCACAGCGATTAACTTAACTGCTGGTACCGCGATGTTACCGCCAATCTTTATTATGGTTGCTTACTTCATCTTCCGTCTTAAATACGACGACACGCCACGTGATTTTCGCATGGGTTCTCGTAAAGTGGGTATGACTATTGTTTCAATTCTTATCGCTATCTTTGTGGTAAGTATGACAGCATCAGCATTCCCAACAGGTGTTGATTTAGTGAATGCATTCTTCATCAACGTATTCATGACGATGGTATTCTCTGCACTTGCATGGTGGTGGATCTCTCGCTTTGAAAAGAAGCAAGCACAAGGTGAAACGACAGCGAAGCAAACATTAGCTTCAGCGACAAAATAA
- a CDS encoding CoA transferase, with protein MTTQIQLPLKGISIIDFGQQIAGPGAAMILADLGATVIHIDPPTGPLWDHPANAILNRNKSCLRLDLKDPTQRKEALALIAKADVVLESFRPGVMKKLGIDFEILRQENPALVTLSIPGFASNDELRRGWKATEAIVSAASGAFSDMGYNRVLMGLNPSFSPLPLGSSYATVLAASAVILALYAREKSGRGDHIEVPIVAALMEGLSYNSYVVENLPNRYKTMRDHEIEYRQANNIEMDLSYEDLQEYLDPFYRTYLCADGRMFYCVCPSHRNHAKRALKALGIYEELISDGLPEVENLHLPTNEWDGETSIGVYPLPKKWADIISTKMKVAFLTKTSEEWGGIFGEGKIPGAPHRTTQEWVNSEHCEKSGLIVKVEDSQYGLMKQPGPIAWLEECATDMVTPTARMNVTVARALGLLSVNEAARNLPEASTIVSHKGWLDGIKILDLTNVIAGPHAAALLTRFGAEVTKIDTVSPMYDPLIGTFFTFLTNMGKKSALIDIMSNKGREVFNRLVQESDIVLINAPSRQMVHLGLDSESLLAINPKILFCRLDCLGGPLEGPKTNYIGYDDIIQANSGIMSRFGGIATPEEHAHLGTLDVNCGFAGGLAMATSLFHLQRTGEVSRARTSLSAVTNLAQLPFAFDYEGRAPFNEPSGRDALGNNALSHFYKTLDGWIFIDSNMQEQDKLATISGLEKLTDAQDKKVFLTSILVTKKSQTWIDALHQIDIAAVIPRNIEDLRKQYSREINGTAGIDRGSYAFSIYPNHPSGHKLTQVDHYAIRPVEAFIKSVTPTERFGHSTQEVLAGVGYDKAEIAAMIEEEIAGLGWGKEFLPSDGLTATEKVEISEALQPA; from the coding sequence ATGACAACTCAAATTCAATTACCACTTAAAGGTATTTCTATTATCGATTTTGGTCAGCAAATAGCTGGCCCCGGTGCAGCAATGATTCTTGCCGACTTAGGCGCAACTGTTATTCACATTGACCCACCGACAGGTCCACTTTGGGACCACCCTGCTAACGCCATATTGAACCGTAATAAGAGTTGTCTTCGTTTAGACTTGAAAGATCCAACTCAACGTAAAGAAGCACTGGCTCTAATCGCCAAAGCAGATGTTGTACTCGAAAGCTTTCGTCCAGGTGTAATGAAGAAGTTAGGAATTGATTTTGAAATTCTACGTCAGGAAAACCCTGCGTTGGTTACATTATCGATACCTGGATTTGCAAGTAATGATGAACTGCGTCGTGGTTGGAAAGCAACGGAAGCAATCGTTTCAGCTGCATCCGGTGCGTTTAGTGATATGGGGTATAACCGAGTCTTGATGGGTTTAAATCCAAGTTTTTCTCCATTGCCATTAGGTTCTTCATACGCAACCGTACTTGCCGCAAGCGCTGTTATTTTGGCGCTTTATGCCAGAGAAAAAAGCGGCCGAGGAGATCATATAGAGGTGCCAATTGTTGCAGCGCTAATGGAAGGCTTATCATATAATTCTTATGTTGTTGAAAATTTACCAAATCGTTATAAAACAATGCGTGATCATGAAATTGAATATCGTCAAGCAAACAATATCGAAATGGATTTAAGTTACGAGGACCTTCAAGAGTACTTAGACCCATTTTACCGTACATATTTATGTGCAGATGGCCGCATGTTTTATTGCGTTTGCCCATCACATCGAAATCATGCAAAACGTGCATTAAAGGCATTAGGCATTTATGAAGAACTTATTAGTGATGGTTTACCTGAAGTTGAAAATCTACATTTACCAACAAATGAATGGGATGGAGAAACATCAATCGGTGTTTATCCACTCCCTAAAAAATGGGCCGATATTATATCAACAAAAATGAAAGTGGCATTCCTTACAAAGACATCCGAAGAATGGGGGGGGATTTTTGGTGAAGGAAAGATTCCAGGTGCACCACATCGTACCACGCAAGAATGGGTAAACAGTGAACATTGTGAAAAATCAGGTCTTATTGTTAAAGTTGAAGACTCACAGTATGGTTTAATGAAACAGCCAGGCCCAATTGCATGGTTAGAAGAATGTGCAACAGATATGGTCACACCGACAGCACGTATGAATGTGACCGTTGCACGTGCTTTAGGTTTATTATCAGTCAACGAAGCTGCGCGTAACTTACCCGAAGCTTCAACAATTGTTAGTCATAAAGGTTGGTTAGACGGTATTAAAATCCTTGATTTAACAAACGTTATTGCAGGACCACATGCTGCGGCATTACTCACACGTTTTGGCGCAGAAGTAACAAAAATTGATACTGTCTCTCCTATGTATGACCCACTGATCGGTACGTTTTTTACTTTCCTAACTAATATGGGTAAAAAGAGCGCGTTAATAGATATAATGTCAAATAAAGGTCGTGAAGTATTCAATCGTTTAGTACAAGAAAGTGATATTGTTTTAATTAATGCGCCAAGCAGACAAATGGTACATTTAGGCCTAGATTCAGAAAGCCTATTAGCTATTAACCCAAAAATATTGTTCTGCCGTTTAGATTGTTTAGGTGGTCCATTGGAAGGCCCTAAAACAAACTATATTGGTTACGATGATATTATCCAAGCTAACAGTGGCATCATGAGCAGATTTGGTGGAATAGCAACGCCAGAAGAACATGCTCATCTGGGTACTCTCGATGTTAATTGTGGTTTCGCTGGCGGTTTAGCGATGGCAACATCGTTATTCCATTTACAACGTACTGGTGAAGTAAGCCGTGCAAGAACATCGCTTTCAGCTGTAACAAATTTAGCGCAACTCCCATTTGCTTTTGATTATGAAGGCCGAGCACCATTTAATGAACCGTCTGGTCGTGATGCACTTGGGAATAATGCTTTGTCACACTTCTATAAGACCCTAGACGGTTGGATTTTCATTGACTCTAACATGCAAGAGCAAGATAAATTAGCCACTATCTCAGGTTTAGAAAAACTGACTGATGCTCAAGATAAAAAAGTATTTTTAACAAGCATTTTGGTAACCAAAAAATCTCAAACATGGATCGATGCGCTACACCAGATTGATATTGCAGCCGTCATCCCCCGTAACATTGAAGATTTACGTAAACAATACAGTCGTGAAATTAATGGGACAGCAGGGATAGACAGGGGAAGCTATGCTTTTTCTATCTATCCAAATCACCCTAGTGGCCACAAATTAACACAAGTTGATCATTATGCTATTCGACCAGTAGAAGCATTTATTAAATCTGTTACTCCAACTGAGAGGTTTGGTCATTCTACACAAGAGGTTTTAGCTGGCGTTGGTTATGATAAAGCTGAGATTGCAGCTATGATCGAAGAAGAAATTGCAGGTTTGGGTTGGGGTAAAGAGTTTTTACCAAGTGATGGACTCACTGCAACTGAAAAGGTAGAAATTAGCGAAGCGTTACAGCCAGCTTAA